The Tenebrio molitor chromosome 3, icTenMoli1.1, whole genome shotgun sequence genome contains a region encoding:
- the LOC138126080 gene encoding uncharacterized protein produces the protein MTQYYLGKINLLQACNITGKYAVSCLIDGLSDRTLRNGAKAGRYEIPEELYTEYLSTLVAEVADNETKVADRRGKGFDRRRLGTKMSTSTNKRNDSDSTEKRILRCYNCHEPRHVAGKCPKPRVECGNCKLLGHEAGKCRRHKTSGPSVRQLCPSDTQDCYFVGCAINGKPLKGYIDTGCSIVTLRKTTAIELQLELQLIRGYAGGVTPALGEAEVTLTVDLITAKVTASIVEDRVRSVPVIIGQTILNRAGVTMVLRDNQIRLFDKHLAVLPGLGDLPSREVALRSKEDVVIPSHTIGFIEVYSPETYDGDVYVEATTRQQPNHEYSIPGCITSTGGVISVRNAADSNLIFRRGQLLVRGLPSMLCCNSTRTWANGAWPSC, from the coding sequence ATGACGCAATATTATCTtgggaaaattaatttattacaggCCTGCAACATCACAGGCAAATACGCAGTTTCTTGTCTCATTGACGGATTAAGTGATCGCACGCTCCGAAACGGGGCTAAAGCGGGACGTTATGAAATCCCTGAAGAGTTGTACACTGAATATCTTTCCACATTAGTCGCGGAAGTCGCAGATAACGAAACGAAAGTTGCCGATAGGCGAGGCAAAGGTTTTGATCGTAGGAGGTTGGGAACCAAAATGAGCACCAGTACGAATAAACGGAATGATAGCGATTCAACAGAGAAAAGAATACTCCGGTGTTATAATTGCCACGAACCCAGACACGTTGCGGGTAAATGTCCCAAACCACGAGTCGAGTGTGGCAACTGCAAATTACTAGGTCACGAAGCTGGCAAATGTAGACGACACAAGACGTCAGGTCCTAGTGTAAGGCAGCTGTGTCCCAGCGACACTCAGGATTGCTATTTTGTTGGGTGTGCAATAAATGGCAAACCCCTGAAAGGGTACATTGACACAGGTTGTAGTATTGTAACGCTTCGTAAGACAACCGCTATAGAACTACAGCTTGAGCTACAGCTTATCAGAGGTTATGCAGGAGGAGTTACACCCGCGTTGGGGGAAGCAGAAGTGACATTAACGGTGGACCTCATCACGGCCAAAGTGACAGCAAGTATTGTCGAAGATCGCGTGCGAAGTGTGCCGGTTATTATCGggcaaacaattttaaatcgtGCCGGTGTAACCATGGTGTTGCGCGATAATCAAATCAGACTCTTCGACAAACATTTGGCTGTCTTACCAGGGTTAGGCGACCTACCCTCGCGAGAAGTTGCCTTGAGGTCAAAGGAGGACGTAGTAATTCCCTCACATACGATTGGATTCATCGAGGTCTACAGCCCGGAGACCTACGATGGTGACGTCTACGTGGAAGCCACTACGAGGCAACAGCCGAACCACGAGTACAGCATCCCAGGCTGCATTACGTCCACAGGAGGAGTGATCTCGGTCCGCAATGCAGCAGATAGCAACTTGATATTCAGACGAGGGCAATTGTTGGTTCGAGGACTTCCAT